CCACGAAAAGACGGATTCGGAAAGCGATTCAATCGAAGCCGCCAGGGCTTCCGGAGACTCGGTGTGGCCGGGACCTCCCGGAAAAATCGCATCGCCTACGACCGCACGTTTGAGGACGCCGGATTCGATGATCGTGAATCCCACACTTCCCGGCGTATGTCCGGGGATGTGAACGAATTCGATGCGATCACCGCCCAGGTCGATCTGCGCCCCATCGTGAATGGCGAATTCCGCTTCTCGATCCAGAGATTCCGAGTCCGCCGGGTGGATGTAAACCGGGGCGTTCAATGTACGACGCACTTCTTCCAAAGCGGCGATGTGGTCTCGATGTCCGTGGGTGATCAGGATGCACAGGACCTTGATCGATCCGACCCAGCGCAAAATTTCGTCGGCTTGATCGCCGGGATCAATGAGAACTGCTTCGTTGTGTGCAGAGTCGATCAGAAGGTAACAATTCGTTTGGTATTCACCGACGGGTAATTTCCGGATTTCAATCATTTCGCATTCCGTTGATGGGTACCATACAATTGTAGCTTAATTGCTCATTTCGTTTTACCGAAAAATGGTCGTACGACGAACGTCAGATCCAGGCGAGTTCAGGGTAGAAAATACGATTTTTCCAACGGGCGCCGACCCCTTACCAGAGTTGAGTATACACACGGGTTGACTGCTGATAGGATAAATCGTAGCAGGATGCACGCGAGTTCAATCTCATGCGTCGTTCAGGCCGCCGTTGGTTTTCCCAATTGTGTGAACCTTTGGCCCAGCCGACAGCCATGCTGAATACGACCGTCGACGAATGAACACAGCTCCTTGCACAAACTGCTTTTGAAAGGAGATCACA
The sequence above is drawn from the Anaerolineales bacterium genome and encodes:
- a CDS encoding MBL fold metallo-hydrolase; amino-acid sequence: MIEIRKLPVGEYQTNCYLLIDSAHNEAVLIDPGDQADEILRWVGSIKVLCILITHGHRDHIAALEEVRRTLNAPVYIHPADSESLDREAEFAIHDGAQIDLGGDRIEFVHIPGHTPGSVGFTIIESGVLKRAVVGDAIFPGGPGHTESPEALAASIESLSESVFSWPDSVILYPGHGDPTTVGLERGAFEAFRSKPVPPDLCGDVTWL